In the Mytilus trossulus isolate FHL-02 chromosome 1, PNRI_Mtr1.1.1.hap1, whole genome shotgun sequence genome, one interval contains:
- the LOC134692521 gene encoding coiled-coil domain-containing protein 25-like yields the protein MVFFFTTNVTSPPHTIYMGLDKHENEDLIKWGFPEDVWFHVDKVSSAHVYLRLHPYETLDDLPQTVIEECAQLVKANSISGNKMNNVDVVYTMWDNLKKTGGMDVGQVGFFKDKEVRKIRVEKRMNEIVNRLNKTKTERTVDLRAEREQRDREEREDQKKKLLEQRKREKDDDDKKKKDAETRSYDTLMRPENMTSNLDADNDSDDFM from the exons atggTATTTTTCTTCACAACAAATg ttacaTCCCCACCTCACACTATTTATATGGGTCTGGATAAACATGAAA ATGAAGACTTAATTAAATGGGGATTCCCTGAGGATGTATG GTTCCATGTAGATAAAGTATCCTCAGCCCACGTCTACCTCCGACTACATCCA tATGAGACATTAGATGATCTACCACAAACAGTGATAGAAGAGTGTGCTCAATTAGTTAAAGCCAACAGTATATcag gaaataaaatgaacaatgtAGATGTAGTTTATACAATGTGGGACAATCTAAAAAAGACAGGTGGTATGGATGTAGGTCAAGTTGGCTTCTTCAAAGATAAAGAG gtGCGGAAAATCAGAGTAGAAAAAAGAATGAATGAAATTGTAAATAgacttaataaaacaaaaacagaaagaaCAGTAGATTTACGTGCAGAGAGAGAGCAAAGAGATAGAGAAGAAAGAGAAGATCAGAAGAAAAAATTACTAgaacaaagaaaaagagaaaaggacgatgatgataaaaagaaaaaggatgCTGAAACTAG atCTTACGACACACTTATGAGGCCAGAAAATATGACATCAAATTTG GATGCTGATAATGACTCTGATGATTTTATGTGA
- the LOC134692455 gene encoding uncharacterized protein LOC134692455, which yields MGKPGMKPTKRDGINKAKHSLNPDRPKIKDGGGTNMRDRSTIKRLKMYKNFKAKRNRSGEIIKAAPFQSWLPSGSVARVEPNRKWFGNTRVITQTALQNFQEEMAKVKNDPYKVVMKQTKLPITLLNETAKHARVHLLDTESFETTFGKKAQRKRPNIKIDDLTSLVNKATESSEKYDVEKDQDLERGEPEFKKENIEVIFRAGQSKRVWNELYKVIDSSDVVVQVLDARDPMGTRCYQVEKYMKKEKPHKHLMFVLNKVDLIPVWVTQKWVAILSAEHPTMAFHASITNPFGKGAMITLLRQFAKLHSDKKQISVGFIGYPNVGKSSIINTLKAKKVCKVAPLAGETKVWQYVTLMRRIYLVDCPGVVYPTAETPTEFVLKGVVRIENVKTPEDYIEAMLKRVKTDYIKTTYSLISWESHEDFLEQICRKSGRLLKGGEPDISTVAKMVLNDFQRGKIPYFVKPPGTEGEDIDNKVEKGEQKVEKGEQSSASTDKKEKKLPQVAQKFSKIRVEPEFSGNDVKNLDEGKDQDASDMEAMSDEDENVDESGDEDGELDDSNNSLKMETDVEVKEECSNTQSEASMVECDSSTDKDKTTKSSRRVIDSKNIKRDKKGKQKSDNKSKAKKTKHTDLSSDKQKVVKKESKEVTVASSIEKEETDKLRNIDKYTPSRKRQFKATTSGSFVVEDITPAKKKKDIANPTDGSCVYTVQDSPSVTCVDVVSNPKAPKGPKNIIPEDPVPKRKLTSKQRRKLERDAKETKIGTHFYATANVKNRRNRK from the exons ATGGGAAAACCTGGAATGAAGCCGACTAAGAGGGATGGCATCAACAAAGCAAAACATAGCTTGAACCCAG atcgacctaaaataaaagatggAGGAGGCACAAACATGCGAGACCGGTCTACAATCAAACGGCTTAAAATGTACAAGAACTTCAAAGCTAAAAG aaacagGTCGGGAGAAATAATAAAGGCTGCCCCATTCCAGTCATGGTTACCCTCAGGATCTGTTGCTAGGGTAGAACCTAATAGAAAATGGTTTG gTAATACAAGAGTAATCACACAGACAGCATTACAGAATTTCCAGGAGGAAATGGCCAAAGTAAAAAATGATCCATATAAAGTTGTAATGAAGCAGACCAAATTACCTATTACTTTACTAAATGAAACTGCTAAA CATGCCAGAGTACATCTTTTAGACACTGAATCCTTTGAAACAACATTTGGTAAAAAGGCACAAAGGAAAagaccaaatataaaaatagatgACTTAACG TCGTTAGTGAATAAAGCAACAGAATCCAGTGAGAAATATGATGTTGAGAAAGACCAGGATTTGGAACGAGGTGAACCagaatttaaaaaggaaaatatagaAGTAATATTTAGAGCTGGACAGTCAAAGAGAGTATGGAATGAATTGTACAAG GTGATAGATTCATCAGATGTTGTGGTACAGGTGTTAGATGCCAGAGATCCCATGGGAACCAGGTGTTACCAGGTAGAAAAATACATGAAGAAAGAAAAACCACATAAACATCTAATGTTTGTCCTCAATAAAGTGGATCTTATTCCTGTTTGGGTTACA caaaAGTGGGTAGCTATATTATCTGCTGAACATCCAACGATGGCTTTCCATGCTAGTATTACAAACCCATTTGGTAAAGGAGCTATGATAACTTTACTGAGACAATTTGCAAAG ttGCACTCTGACAAGAAGCAAATCAGTGTAGGATTCATTGGATATCCTAATGTTGGAAAAAGTTCCATTATAAATACTCTGAAAGCAAAGAAAGTTTGTAAAGTAGCACCTCTGGCTGGTGAAACAAAG GTATGGCAATATGTGACATTGATGAGAAGGATATATTTGGTAGATTGCCCTGGTGTAGTATACCCTACTGCTGAAACACCAACAGAATTTGTTCTAAAAGGAGTT gTAAGAATAGAGAATGTAAAAACCCCAGAAGATTACATTGAGGCCATGCTGAAAAGAGTGAAAACAGATTACATAAAGACAACATACAGTCTGATTAGTTGGGAAAGCCATGAAGATTTCCTAGAACAGATTTGTCGCAAATCTGGCAGGCTTCTCAAG ggAGGTGAACCAGATATATCTACAGTAGCTAAGATGGTACTGAATGATTTCCAGAGAGGCAAAATACCCTACTTTGTTAAACCACCTGGTACTGAG GGAGaagatattgataataaagTAGAAAAAGGtgaacagaaagtagaaaaaggGGAACAGAGTTCTGCTTCCACTGACAAGAAAGAGAAGAAGTTACCTCAAGTAGCTCAGAAATTCAGTAAAATAAGAGTTGAACCTGAGTTTTCTGGAAATGATGTGAAAAATCTGGATGAAGGAAAGGACCAGGATGCATCAGACATGGAAGCCATGTCAGATGAGGATGAAAATGTTGATGAATCTGGTGATGAAGATGGAGAATTAGACGATTCAAATAACAGCCTAAAGATGGAAACTGATGTTGAAGTAAAAGAGGAATGTAGTAACACTCAAAGTGAAGCAAGTATGGTTGAATGTGATAGCAGTACTGATAAAGACAAGACAACCAAATCATCTAGACGTGTTATTGACTCCAAAAACATTAAACGtgataaaaaaggaaaacaaaaatcaGACAATAAATCTAAagcaaaaaagacaaaacatacaGACTTAAGCTCAGATAAAcaaaaagttgtgaaaaaagAAAGCAAAGAAGTAACAGTGGCTTCATCAATAGAAAAGGAAGAAAcagacaaattaagaaatattgataaatatacacCAAGTCGTAAAAGACAGTTTAAGGCAACAACAAGTGGTAGCTTTGTTGTAGAAGATATAACTCCtgcaaagaaaaagaaagatattgCTAATCCTACAG ATGGAAGTTGTGTTTATACTGTACAGGACAGTCCATCCGTGACTTGTGTTGATGTTGTTAGTAATCCTAAAGCTCCTAAGGGACCTAAAAATATCATACCTGAAGACCCTGTACCTAAACGGAAGTTAACCAGTAAACAG